Proteins encoded in a region of the Acidobacteriota bacterium genome:
- a CDS encoding glycosyltransferase family 2 protein, with protein MGAIPSVSVVIPTYHRPDLVLRAVRSALDQTMADLEVIVVVDGRDAATCDALLTIADARVRVHVPDRHLGNADARNAGVAIARAPWVAFLDDDDVWMPAKLERQLSTATAVSAPRPIVVCHMVARNAHGDRTWPRRLPEPGEDWSEYFFCRRTPFTGEGMVTLSTIFTSRALLTEVPFSSGLAHLVDPDWMLRALRTPGVTMTFVPDSEPLIVWHIEHDRPRITNRRDWTTAFDWGLRNRHLFSPRGYAAFVLHVVGSNAAAQRDRRSFFPLLKEARLKGQPALVDVASHVANFVLPPAVQRHVAMWYARATTRA; from the coding sequence GTGGGCGCCATTCCGTCGGTTTCCGTTGTCATTCCCACCTACCACCGGCCCGATCTGGTGCTGCGCGCGGTGCGCAGCGCACTCGACCAGACCATGGCCGACCTCGAAGTCATCGTCGTGGTGGACGGGCGTGATGCGGCCACGTGCGATGCCCTGTTGACCATCGCCGACGCTCGCGTCCGAGTCCACGTGCCTGATCGCCACCTGGGGAACGCTGACGCCCGCAATGCCGGCGTGGCCATCGCGCGCGCGCCGTGGGTGGCGTTCCTGGATGACGACGACGTCTGGATGCCGGCGAAACTCGAACGGCAGCTCTCGACCGCCACCGCAGTTTCGGCTCCCCGCCCGATTGTGGTGTGTCACATGGTTGCGCGCAACGCCCACGGTGACAGGACGTGGCCCAGGCGCCTTCCCGAGCCGGGCGAGGACTGGAGTGAGTACTTCTTCTGCCGCCGCACGCCATTCACCGGTGAAGGCATGGTGACGCTGTCGACGATCTTCACGTCACGAGCGCTGCTGACCGAAGTCCCGTTTTCGAGCGGGCTGGCGCATCTGGTGGATCCCGACTGGATGCTGCGCGCGCTGCGAACGCCAGGCGTGACCATGACCTTTGTGCCGGACTCGGAGCCGCTGATCGTCTGGCACATCGAGCATGACCGGCCCCGCATCACCAACCGGCGTGACTGGACCACGGCGTTCGACTGGGGCCTCCGCAACCGGCACCTGTTCTCCCCGCGCGGCTATGCGGCGTTTGTGCTGCATGTGGTCGGCTCCAACGCGGCGGCGCAGCGCGACCGGCGCAGCTTCTTCCCGTTGCTGAAGGAGGCACGTCTGAAGGGGCAACCGGCATTGGTCGACGTGGCGTCACATGTGGCGAACTTCGTGCTCCCGCCGGCGGTACAACGACACGTGGCGATGTGGTACGCGCGAGCGACAACCCGCGCATGA
- a CDS encoding glycosyltransferase family 4 protein: protein MKVLLVNDYGVLAGGAERITVDLRDGLRARGHDARLLASSAGAPAQASLADYTCRGSNGTGRLLLQAWNPWAVSRLRQVLAEFQPDIVHVRMFLTQLSPAVLKWLPPDRSLLHIGNHQTICPLNSRVLPDGSRCGVRAGVECHRQRCVSTFGLGRTLLQLRTWRRHSPVFRCVVANSHAIAATLRENGVPVDTVIPNGTRVVPPRPSLTGPPTVVFAGRLVPQKGLDLLVQAMAIVVTHQPDARLVIVGDGPDRARIEELIGMLKLRDRVQWRGHIPHPALAEALGTGWVQVLASRSPEPGANVIPEAMMRGTAVVATRFDGAPEGLRDTVTGFLVPPFDVQALADRLVTLLGDRALAERMGQAGRDVALAELTTDLMIDRFEAVYATLG, encoded by the coding sequence ATGAAAGTGCTGCTGGTCAACGACTACGGCGTACTCGCCGGTGGCGCCGAGCGCATCACGGTGGACCTGCGTGACGGCCTGCGCGCCCGTGGCCACGATGCCCGCCTGCTGGCCAGTTCCGCCGGAGCCCCGGCACAAGCCAGCCTCGCGGACTACACGTGCCGCGGCTCGAATGGCACCGGGCGGCTCCTGCTCCAGGCCTGGAACCCATGGGCAGTCAGTCGCCTTCGACAAGTTCTGGCTGAGTTTCAACCCGACATCGTGCACGTCCGCATGTTTCTGACACAGCTGTCACCGGCTGTGCTCAAGTGGCTGCCGCCGGATCGGTCTCTGCTGCACATCGGCAACCATCAGACGATCTGCCCTCTCAACTCGCGTGTGCTGCCCGATGGATCGCGTTGTGGCGTTCGTGCCGGCGTGGAGTGCCACCGGCAACGATGCGTCTCCACGTTTGGACTCGGGCGCACACTGCTCCAATTGCGTACATGGCGGCGTCACTCCCCGGTCTTCCGATGTGTGGTGGCCAACAGCCACGCCATCGCCGCGACACTTCGCGAGAACGGCGTGCCGGTGGACACGGTGATTCCAAACGGCACGAGAGTCGTGCCCCCACGTCCGTCGCTCACCGGCCCGCCGACAGTCGTCTTCGCCGGCCGCCTGGTGCCGCAAAAGGGCCTCGACCTGCTGGTGCAAGCCATGGCGATCGTGGTCACGCATCAGCCTGACGCCCGTCTGGTCATCGTGGGGGACGGTCCGGATCGGGCACGCATCGAGGAACTGATCGGGATGCTCAAGCTTCGCGACCGCGTGCAGTGGCGCGGGCACATTCCGCACCCCGCGCTCGCCGAGGCTCTCGGAACAGGCTGGGTGCAGGTGCTTGCGTCGCGGTCGCCTGAGCCCGGGGCCAATGTCATCCCCGAGGCGATGATGCGCGGCACTGCCGTCGTGGCCACACGCTTTGATGGCGCGCCCGAGGGATTGCGAGACACCGTCACGGGATTTCTGGTGCCGCCATTCGACGTCCAGGCGCTGGCCGACCGGCTGGTCACCCTGCTGGGAGACCGCGCCCTGGCGGAGCGCATGGGCCAGGCCGGCCGCGACGTGGCGCTCGCGGAACTGACCACAGACCTGATGATCGACCGGTTTGAGGCGGTCTACGCGACGCTGGGATGA
- a CDS encoding class I SAM-dependent methyltransferase, with amino-acid sequence MPGHNEWLEVARTATADDLREHILTGFKSGKPFTPYVPTIALPSPVDWVLDFGCGVGRNFPCVRTIGGHVAGFDLPPMIARCRELAQPVDLLSDDWSSLKNRRFDLIFASLVLQHIEVDVVRAYLADFARMAPVTYLLTRDSSDFGVNVLDLVSESEAFDAGDCTAVDHDPETHQLRVLGRMSFEQARQSTEPAHYEVLLRSR; translated from the coding sequence ATGCCCGGACACAATGAATGGCTGGAGGTGGCGCGCACGGCCACCGCCGACGACCTGCGCGAACATATCCTCACGGGATTCAAGAGCGGCAAACCGTTCACACCGTACGTGCCGACCATCGCGCTGCCGTCACCTGTGGACTGGGTGCTGGATTTCGGGTGCGGCGTCGGCCGAAACTTCCCTTGTGTGCGAACCATCGGGGGGCACGTCGCGGGCTTTGACCTGCCGCCCATGATCGCGCGATGCAGGGAACTGGCGCAGCCCGTGGATCTGCTGTCAGACGACTGGTCGTCGCTCAAGAACCGCCGCTTCGATCTGATTTTTGCGTCGCTGGTACTGCAACACATCGAAGTGGACGTGGTGCGCGCATACCTTGCTGACTTTGCGCGCATGGCGCCCGTCACGTACCTCCTGACGCGCGACAGCAGTGATTTCGGCGTCAACGTGCTCGACCTGGTCTCCGAGAGTGAGGCCTTCGACGCCGGGGACTGCACGGCGGTCGATCACGATCCGGAGACCCACCAGCTTCGGGTGCTGGGACGCATGTCATTCGAACAGGCCCGTCAGTCCACCGAACCTGCGCACTACGAAGTGCTGTTGCGGTCCCGGTGA
- a CDS encoding chromate transporter — MTTSDQAPRDLVGFLDFYLVQKAPFQIPGEIREFLVKFGPWIALVLLVLSLPGLLFMLGIGTALMPFGGVGYAAGFTYLTLVLLAQLVLLGLALPGLFARKKSGWTLIFYSQLIGILLSLLSGNILGALIGGLIGLYILFQIRALYVN, encoded by the coding sequence ATGACCACATCCGATCAGGCACCACGCGACCTCGTTGGGTTCCTCGACTTCTATCTCGTCCAGAAGGCCCCGTTCCAGATCCCCGGCGAGATCCGGGAGTTCCTGGTGAAGTTCGGTCCATGGATCGCCCTGGTGCTGTTGGTGCTCTCGCTGCCTGGCCTGCTATTCATGCTCGGTATCGGCACAGCGCTGATGCCGTTCGGCGGCGTGGGATACGCAGCCGGCTTCACGTACCTCACGCTGGTGCTGCTGGCCCAGCTCGTGCTGCTCGGATTGGCGCTGCCAGGGCTCTTCGCGCGTAAAAAGTCGGGGTGGACGCTGATTTTTTATTCGCAGCTGATCGGGATCCTGCTCTCGCTGCTGAGCGGGAACATCCTGGGCGCCCTCATCGGTGGCCTCATCGGGCTCTACATCCTGTTCCAGATACGCGCACTCTACGTCAATTAG
- a CDS encoding carbohydrate kinase yields MSGAQRCYLGLDSSTQSLSAILIGVTGGRAEVLWQDVMPFDQAFPEFGTVHGVLPSADPLVRVSSPAMWVEALEQMLGRVAGCGADLSRLCAISGCAQQHGSVYLGSDGTFTRSVSPIWMDSSTRDECAEITAAVGGAAVLAQRTGSRAYERFAGPQIRKFYKADPQAYAGTARIHLVSSFLASHLLGAEAPLDPGDASGMNLMDLATNEWWLLAVEATAPGLGPKLPRIVPSASVIGTLAPRWQSTYGLPPARIVAWTGDNSSSLVGTGLVTDGHVVVSLGTSDTIAGIMRESRVDPGGIGHVFGAPTGDFMGITVFKNGSLARERVRDAYGLDWAGFSQCLRSTPAGNLGRIMFPWFDPEITPDVPVPGVRRVGLEPDDVPGNVRAVVEAQMMAMANHSRWMGVAVRRIHATGGAAANRDVLQVMANVFNADVYQFPVGNSACLGSALRAWHADAAASSDPVPWPDVVRDLAAPLVASRVTPQEAAVATYADLRTRYAEAEGRLRRAL; encoded by the coding sequence GTGAGCGGCGCGCAGCGGTGTTACCTCGGGCTCGACAGTTCCACGCAGAGTCTGTCGGCCATTCTGATCGGTGTGACCGGCGGTAGAGCCGAAGTCCTCTGGCAGGACGTCATGCCGTTTGATCAGGCGTTCCCCGAGTTCGGCACCGTCCATGGTGTGTTGCCTTCAGCTGACCCGCTCGTCAGAGTCTCGTCTCCTGCGATGTGGGTCGAGGCGCTGGAGCAGATGCTGGGTCGTGTGGCCGGGTGCGGTGCTGATCTGAGCCGGCTCTGTGCCATCAGCGGATGCGCGCAGCAGCACGGCAGCGTGTATCTCGGCAGCGACGGAACCTTCACAAGGTCCGTATCCCCGATCTGGATGGACAGCAGCACGCGCGACGAGTGCGCGGAGATCACGGCGGCGGTTGGTGGCGCTGCGGTGCTGGCCCAGCGTACGGGATCACGCGCGTACGAACGTTTCGCCGGACCGCAGATTCGAAAGTTCTACAAGGCCGATCCGCAGGCGTACGCCGGCACTGCACGCATCCACCTGGTCAGTTCCTTCCTCGCGTCACATCTGCTCGGCGCGGAGGCACCTCTTGATCCAGGCGATGCCAGCGGAATGAACCTCATGGACCTCGCGACCAATGAGTGGTGGCTGCTCGCGGTGGAGGCCACCGCACCGGGTTTGGGGCCGAAGCTGCCCCGGATCGTGCCGTCGGCCAGCGTGATTGGCACGCTGGCGCCACGTTGGCAGTCGACGTATGGCTTGCCACCCGCACGCATCGTCGCGTGGACTGGCGATAATTCGTCCAGCCTCGTGGGCACGGGTCTGGTGACGGACGGCCACGTCGTGGTTTCGCTCGGCACCAGTGACACGATCGCCGGCATCATGCGGGAATCGAGAGTGGACCCCGGCGGCATTGGTCATGTGTTCGGCGCGCCGACGGGTGACTTCATGGGGATCACCGTCTTCAAGAACGGATCGCTCGCGCGCGAACGGGTGCGCGACGCCTATGGGCTTGACTGGGCGGGTTTCTCGCAATGCCTCAGGTCAACACCCGCCGGCAACCTCGGGCGAATCATGTTCCCGTGGTTCGATCCCGAAATCACACCCGACGTCCCGGTGCCCGGTGTGCGCCGGGTCGGCCTGGAGCCTGACGATGTGCCGGGTAACGTGCGAGCGGTGGTTGAGGCACAGATGATGGCCATGGCCAATCACTCGCGTTGGATGGGGGTGGCCGTCCGCCGCATCCACGCCACCGGAGGCGCCGCCGCCAACCGCGACGTACTGCAGGTCATGGCCAACGTGTTCAACGCGGACGTCTATCAGTTCCCGGTCGGTAACTCAGCCTGCCTCGGGTCGGCGCTCCGAGCGTGGCACGCTGATGCCGCTGCGTCATCCGACCCGGTGCCGTGGCCCGACGTCGTCAGAGATCTGGCTGCCCCGCTGGTGGCGAGCCGAGTCACCCCACAGGAAGCGGCCGTAGCGACCTACGCCGATTTGAGGACGCGCTATGCCGAAGCAGAAGGGCGGCTGCGGCGAGCGCTTTGA
- a CDS encoding Gfo/Idh/MocA family oxidoreductase, with product MKKIKWGVLSTAKIGVDKVIPAMQGGAYTEVVAIASREASSARAAATALGIPKSHGSYEALLADPDVDAIYNPLPNHLHVPWTTRAAEAGKHVLCEKPVGLSAGDAQALIGVRDRTGVVIQEAFMVRSAPQWVRALDVCRSGQLGDVRSYVGAFSYFNDDPTNIRNVAEWGGGGLMDIGCYLIMTSRMIFGEEPRRVMSLVERDPVSGVDTLASLMLDYPSGQAIGVCSTRLAPYQRVQVFGTRGRLEVEIPFNAPPDRPCRLFVDSHGDLLGRTVETLEIPACDQYRAQGDELSLAILESRAAPYPLEMSVKNMAVIDAAFRSATSGGWEVP from the coding sequence ATGAAGAAGATTAAATGGGGCGTGTTGAGCACCGCGAAAATCGGTGTGGATAAAGTGATTCCCGCCATGCAGGGCGGGGCATACACCGAGGTGGTGGCGATCGCGTCGCGCGAGGCGTCGTCGGCTCGAGCGGCGGCCACCGCGCTGGGGATCCCAAAGTCCCACGGATCGTATGAGGCCCTGCTGGCCGATCCCGACGTGGACGCCATCTACAACCCGTTGCCGAACCACCTGCACGTGCCGTGGACCACGCGGGCGGCAGAGGCCGGCAAACACGTGTTGTGCGAGAAGCCGGTTGGTCTGTCGGCCGGCGACGCGCAGGCCTTGATCGGCGTGCGCGATCGGACGGGCGTTGTCATTCAGGAGGCGTTCATGGTGCGGTCCGCGCCGCAGTGGGTGCGTGCTCTGGACGTGTGCCGCTCCGGCCAGCTCGGTGACGTGCGTTCGTACGTCGGCGCATTCAGCTATTTCAACGACGACCCCACCAACATCCGCAATGTTGCTGAGTGGGGCGGCGGTGGCTTGATGGATATCGGGTGTTATTTGATCATGACGTCGCGAATGATCTTCGGCGAGGAACCGCGACGGGTCATGAGTCTGGTGGAGCGCGACCCGGTGTCGGGCGTGGATACGCTGGCCTCGTTGATGCTGGACTACCCGTCGGGTCAGGCGATCGGCGTGTGCAGCACACGACTGGCGCCCTACCAGCGCGTGCAGGTGTTTGGCACACGCGGACGCCTCGAGGTCGAGATTCCCTTCAACGCGCCGCCCGACCGGCCGTGCCGTCTCTTCGTGGATTCACACGGCGATCTGTTGGGCAGGACCGTAGAGACTCTGGAGATTCCGGCGTGTGATCAGTACCGCGCGCAGGGCGACGAATTGTCGCTCGCCATTCTGGAATCGCGCGCGGCGCCATATCCGCTCGAGATGTCGGTGAAGAACATGGCCGTCATCGATGCGGCGTTCCGCTCCGCAACGTCTGGGGGCTGGGAGGTTCCGTGA